From a single Mobula birostris isolate sMobBir1 chromosome 32, sMobBir1.hap1, whole genome shotgun sequence genomic region:
- the LOC140191220 gene encoding sphingosine 1-phosphate receptor 2-like, with product MDEKFGLCQVPVGSFSNYYNKNLISFYYNLTGKLREDKYKSKDLSVVSVIFIILCSFIILENLLVLVAICRYKKFHSAMFYFIGNLALSDLFAGIAYIFNLVFSGGRTMTLTPLQWFFREGTMFIALSASVLSLLAIAIERHAAIVKVKLYNSDKNSRMCLLIGSCWIASVLLGGLPIMGWNCMCDLSSCSTVLPLFSKNYILFCITILSIILLSIVILYVRIYLIVRSSHCETAAPQTLALLKTVTIVLGVFIVFWAPTFIILLLDFAYKGSDCKILYKAEYFLGLATLNSAMNPIIYTLRSRDMRRAFLHVLCCCSMMDKKAQMASCFPTLRHGSTLNRSYHKHTTLESPTMPECTTFV from the coding sequence ATGGATGAGAAGTTTGGACTGTGCCAGGTGCCTGTGGGCTCCTTCAGCAATTACTACAACAAGAACTTAATCAGTTTTTACTATAACCTGACTGGTAAGCTTCGTGAAGACAAGTACAAGTCAAAGGACCTGAGTGTCGTGTCTGTTATCTTCATCATTCTGTGTTCCTTCATCATCCTTGAAAACCTGCTGGTCCTCGTGGCTATCTGTAGATACAAGAAGTTCCACTCGGCCATGTTCTACTTCATTGGCAACTTGGCACTGTCCGACCTGTTTGCGGGCATTGCTTACATCTTCAACCTTGTTTTCTCGGGCGGCCGGACCATGACTCTGACCCCACTGCAGTGGTTTTTCCGAGAGGGAACCATGTTCATTGCACTGTCAGCCTCGGTCCTCAGCCTCTTGGCCATCGCCATTGAGAGACATGCTGCCATTGTGAAGGTGAAACTGTACAACAGTGACAAGAACAGTCGAATGTGCCTGCTGATTGGAAGCTGTTGGATTGCCTCAGTGCTGCTGGGTGGGTTGCCAATCATGGGCTGGAACTGCATGTGTGACCTGAGTAGTTGCTCAACCGTCCTCCCTCTCTTCTCCAAAAACTACATCTTATTCTGTATTACCATCCTGAGCATCATCCTGCTATCCATCGTCATCCTGTATGTGCGGATTTACCTGATTGTACGATCTAGCCACTGTGAAACAGCAGCCCCACAGACCCTGGCCTTGTTGAAGACCGTGACCATTGTCCTTGGTGTGTTCATAGTCTTCTGGGCACCCACCTTCATCATTTTGCTGCTAGATTTTGCCTACAAGGGGAGTGATTGCAAGATCCTGTACAAAGCTGAGTATTTTCTGGGCCTGGCCACCCTCAACTCTGCCATGAACCCCATCATTTACACCCTGAGGAGCAGGGATATGCGCAGGGCATTCCTGCATGTTCTCTGCTGTTGCTCAATGATGGACAAAAAAGCTCAGATGGCATCTTGCTTCCCCACACTTCGCCACGGCAGTACCTTGAATCGGTCTTACCATAAACACACGACACTAGAGTCACCAACGATGCCAGAATGTACCACCTTTGTGTGA